Proteins encoded in a region of the Acidobacteriota bacterium genome:
- a CDS encoding PPC domain-containing protein, giving the protein MNRCCIFVLVLFLVAPLASAELVIVDLGNEPPPAMVGPYPMTAADLAEQEKLDEGEPVIFGFSMEVVGNLLFNLPFHPPFPIRRTVPTTWPEWGHGYQGPVFHFEELTGYSMLFRDEATAFYFYARPRGSRATIEVLFEGQSTGPIDLEAEDGPRGFAFYGTDHETFNALGFRLIDGAAGLGIAEFGAANLSSACTIGLIQPGQTVEGQWTDDCRATYDPSLNTQFFSFELEDTTALEIELEAMTGLAELQLFPGRVTSGFAIDRDYSSDPDEPARIVLELEAGTYTIVAGTPRASMPFPRFILRLREIAGVCSFSSGTLCIDDFEDDRRFAVNVDYDSAIAGHSGRAHRSRSEFDRGGIFYFFDEDNPEVMIKVLRGCPVTGHYWIFVSAVTNVGFTVTVRDTITGEIWTYENPDRNVALPVQDLRAFACDEDG; this is encoded by the coding sequence ATGAACCGTTGCTGCATCTTCGTCCTCGTCTTGTTCTTGGTCGCACCTCTGGCTTCCGCGGAGCTAGTCATCGTAGATCTCGGCAACGAGCCGCCGCCGGCGATGGTGGGGCCGTATCCGATGACGGCGGCGGACCTGGCGGAGCAGGAGAAACTGGACGAAGGAGAGCCGGTGATCTTCGGGTTCTCCATGGAGGTGGTGGGCAACCTCCTTTTTAATCTACCATTCCACCCGCCGTTCCCGATCCGTCGCACCGTGCCTACCACGTGGCCCGAATGGGGGCACGGCTATCAGGGCCCCGTCTTTCACTTCGAAGAGCTCACGGGGTACTCCATGCTTTTTCGGGACGAGGCCACTGCTTTCTATTTCTATGCACGTCCTCGGGGCAGCAGGGCGACCATCGAGGTTTTGTTTGAGGGGCAGAGCACCGGGCCCATTGACCTCGAAGCTGAAGACGGACCGCGCGGGTTTGCCTTCTACGGCACGGATCACGAGACCTTCAATGCTCTCGGTTTTCGCTTGATCGATGGTGCGGCAGGTCTGGGGATCGCCGAATTCGGCGCGGCGAACCTATCCTCGGCCTGCACTATTGGACTGATCCAGCCAGGGCAGACGGTCGAAGGGCAGTGGACCGACGATTGCAGAGCCACCTACGATCCGTCGTTGAATACGCAGTTTTTCTCCTTCGAGCTGGAGGATACGACCGCCCTTGAGATCGAGCTTGAGGCAATGACCGGGTTGGCGGAACTGCAGCTGTTTCCCGGGCGGGTCACGTCGGGCTTTGCCATCGACAGGGACTATTCGTCTGATCCAGACGAGCCTGCGCGGATCGTCCTTGAGCTTGAAGCTGGCACGTATACCATCGTAGCCGGAACGCCCAGGGCCTCGATGCCCTTTCCGCGCTTCATACTCCGTTTGCGGGAGATCGCAGGGGTCTGCAGTTTCAGTTCTGGGACACTTTGTATCGACGATTTTGAAGATGATCGAAGGTTCGCCGTCAACGTCGACTACGACTCGGCCATCGCGGGCCATTCGGGAAGAGCTCACCGTAGTCGTTCCGAATTCGACCGGGGAGGCATCTTCTACTTCTTCGATGAGGACAACCCCGAGGTCATGATCAAAGTGCTTCGCGGCTGCCCCGTTACCGGCCACTATTGGATCTTCGTCTCGGCAGTGACCAACGTCGGTTTTACCGTAACCGTCAGAGACACCATCACCGGCGAGATCTGGACCTACGAGAACCCCGACCGGAACGTGGCCCTTCCGGTGCAGGATTTGCGGGCTTTTGCTTGCGATGAAGATGGCTGA